In the Kaistella sp. 97-N-M2 genome, one interval contains:
- a CDS encoding YihY/virulence factor BrkB family protein, whose protein sequence is MMKNLTFFWETLKQTFSEWNDSSATKDSASLAYYAIFSIPGLLIIIIWIAGYFFGEEAIRGEISNQINSMMGEDVAKSIEEMIASALIDKQNIFMKIVGVFSLVFGATTIFFQLQKSLNNMWDVEAAPKKALVKFLLDRANSLGMILVMGFLLMTTMVLSSVISLFNNFITHQLGLETYILMELVNYVLGFALVVLVFAFMFKVLPDVEISWKSVWKGAILTAVLFTLGKFLLSLYFGEFKPTSAFGKAGTIILVMMWINYSCMLIFFGAEFTKVYSLKKGYSILPSKHAKWSPKKLYEEAQKEKADAEPKPVS, encoded by the coding sequence ATGATGAAAAATTTAACTTTTTTCTGGGAAACTTTAAAGCAAACTTTTTCGGAATGGAACGATTCTTCTGCCACAAAAGACTCTGCGAGTTTGGCGTACTACGCCATTTTTTCTATCCCCGGGCTGTTGATTATTATCATCTGGATCGCGGGTTACTTTTTTGGTGAGGAAGCCATTCGGGGCGAGATCAGCAACCAGATCAACAGTATGATGGGCGAAGATGTGGCGAAAAGCATCGAAGAGATGATCGCCAGCGCACTTATCGACAAACAAAATATTTTTATGAAGATCGTGGGGGTGTTCTCCCTGGTTTTCGGTGCCACCACCATTTTCTTTCAGCTGCAAAAATCGCTGAATAATATGTGGGACGTAGAGGCTGCGCCAAAAAAGGCCCTAGTAAAATTCCTTTTAGACCGTGCAAATTCTTTAGGGATGATTCTCGTGATGGGTTTTTTATTGATGACTACCATGGTACTTTCTTCGGTGATCAGTTTATTTAATAATTTCATTACCCATCAGTTGGGTCTGGAAACTTATATTTTGATGGAACTTGTGAATTACGTTCTCGGTTTTGCGTTGGTGGTGTTGGTTTTTGCATTCATGTTCAAAGTTCTTCCCGATGTCGAAATTTCCTGGAAATCGGTCTGGAAAGGCGCCATTCTCACGGCAGTTTTATTTACGCTCGGCAAATTTCTTCTCAGTCTGTATTTTGGCGAATTTAAACCTACCTCTGCTTTTGGGAAAGCCGGCACCATCATTTTGGTGATGATGTGGATTAACTATTCCTGCATGCTTATCTTTTTTGGTGCGGAGTTTACGAAGGTTTACTCTTTGAAAAAAGGCTACAGCATTCTTCCGTCGAAACACGCGAAATGGAGCCCTAAAAAGTTGTACGAGGAAGCCCAGAAGGAGAAAGCGGACGCGGAGCCAAAACCGGTTTCGTAG
- a CDS encoding BamA/TamA family outer membrane protein → MQKLNTPYYKIVAALSFVVLISSCSNTKFLQEGQMLYTGAKIEIKNDTLKKKEKSNLKEALQDQLRPKPNSSFLGLRPRLYIYNITKEPKKQKGIGYWLKYKIGEKPVLLGDVDREFNKKIIVNYSENKGFFNAKASSDTISKNKKASVLYTLRPGARYLISQVNFPADSTVVNSEIQAIKDKTFLKAGNPFDLDVIKAERDRIDEHLKNRGFYYFSADNIIVQADSTVMKEPKVELFVKLKNNTPALSKEQFTIDKTIVFADYNIADSKLGKYEIPYKTDSLKIYNNLYIIDPENKFKPKIFDRALYFEQGDLYNRTDHNLSLNRLISLGVFKFVKNEFVVSDSLNHQFDAYYLLTPRPFQSLRLETLGKTNSANYTGGEVNLNWTHRNFFRGAEQLKAAIYGAFDVQVGGPKDANNIIRFGANAQLSIPRIVAPFRFRSSSAFVPRTNFNIGYEYLSRTELYTLHNFTSSFGYLWKENERKEHDLKVLDVTVVAPQKVTEKYRQQIDGDIANGIQPNPSLQRVVDKQLIFGPTYSYTYTNTMLPKKNTIYYKGSVDLAGTITGLVSGADAKADNRKTLFGIPFSQYAKMEHDFRYYRKVGTKSSIATRAIFGLGYPYGNSVTMPYVKQFYVGGSNSIRAFRARTLGPGSYDPRNEQATFFYDQSGDVKIEFNAEYRANIYKFLNAAIFADAGNVWLINEDPDKPGGKFSKDFAKELAVGAGVGLRLDFSILILRLDLAMPLRIPYYEEGDRWTFDRIDFGSGAWRKDNLILNIAIGYPF, encoded by the coding sequence ATGCAGAAACTGAATACCCCCTATTACAAAATAGTCGCAGCACTTTCTTTTGTGGTGCTGATTTCTTCGTGCAGCAACACGAAATTTTTGCAGGAAGGTCAAATGCTTTACACCGGCGCAAAAATCGAAATTAAAAACGATACGCTGAAGAAAAAAGAGAAATCAAATTTGAAAGAAGCGCTTCAGGATCAGTTGCGGCCAAAGCCGAACTCTTCTTTTTTAGGATTAAGACCTCGCCTTTACATTTATAATATTACAAAAGAGCCCAAAAAACAAAAAGGAATTGGTTATTGGCTGAAGTACAAAATTGGGGAAAAACCTGTTTTGTTAGGTGATGTGGACCGCGAATTCAATAAAAAGATCATCGTTAATTATTCTGAAAACAAAGGCTTTTTTAACGCAAAAGCATCATCGGACACGATCTCGAAAAACAAAAAAGCAAGCGTTTTGTACACCCTGCGGCCGGGCGCCAGATACCTCATCAGTCAGGTTAATTTCCCGGCAGACTCTACTGTGGTGAATTCGGAAATACAGGCAATTAAGGACAAAACCTTTTTGAAAGCCGGCAATCCTTTTGATTTGGATGTGATAAAAGCGGAACGCGACCGCATTGACGAACATTTAAAAAACCGCGGGTTTTACTATTTCAGCGCAGATAATATTATCGTTCAGGCAGATTCCACCGTAATGAAAGAACCGAAAGTGGAACTTTTTGTGAAACTGAAAAACAATACCCCCGCGCTCTCCAAAGAACAGTTTACCATCGACAAAACCATTGTTTTTGCAGATTACAACATTGCTGATTCTAAATTGGGTAAATACGAAATCCCCTACAAAACCGATTCTTTAAAGATTTACAACAACCTTTACATCATCGATCCGGAAAATAAATTCAAGCCAAAAATCTTCGACCGCGCTTTATATTTTGAGCAGGGCGACCTTTACAACCGAACCGATCATAATTTATCTCTGAACCGACTGATCAGTCTGGGCGTTTTTAAATTTGTAAAAAATGAGTTTGTGGTTTCAGACTCACTCAATCACCAATTTGACGCGTATTATCTTTTAACACCGCGGCCTTTTCAATCTTTACGGTTAGAAACTTTAGGAAAAACAAATTCTGCAAATTACACGGGTGGTGAAGTTAATTTAAACTGGACGCACCGCAACTTTTTCCGCGGCGCAGAACAGCTGAAAGCTGCCATTTACGGAGCTTTCGACGTTCAGGTGGGCGGGCCAAAAGATGCCAATAATATTATCCGGTTTGGGGCCAATGCACAACTTTCGATTCCGAGAATTGTCGCGCCGTTCCGCTTTCGTTCTTCCAGCGCTTTTGTGCCGAGAACAAATTTTAATATTGGTTATGAATACTTGAGCCGCACAGAACTTTATACTTTACACAACTTTACGTCGTCCTTCGGGTATTTGTGGAAAGAAAACGAGCGGAAAGAGCACGATTTAAAGGTTTTGGATGTTACGGTAGTCGCACCCCAAAAGGTGACTGAAAAGTACCGGCAACAAATTGATGGTGATATCGCAAACGGCATCCAGCCAAACCCTTCTTTACAGCGCGTGGTGGACAAACAATTAATTTTCGGGCCCACATACAGTTACACCTACACGAACACGATGCTGCCGAAAAAAAACACCATCTATTATAAAGGAAGTGTCGATTTGGCCGGAACCATCACCGGTTTGGTTAGCGGTGCCGATGCGAAAGCCGACAACCGCAAGACTTTATTTGGAATTCCGTTCAGCCAGTATGCGAAAATGGAACACGATTTTAGATATTACCGAAAGGTGGGCACCAAAAGTTCTATCGCAACGCGCGCCATCTTTGGCTTGGGTTATCCTTATGGAAACTCTGTGACGATGCCGTATGTTAAGCAGTTTTATGTGGGTGGAAGCAACAGCATTCGTGCTTTCCGCGCCAGAACTTTGGGCCCGGGAAGCTATGATCCGCGAAATGAACAGGCAACCTTCTTTTACGATCAGTCCGGAGACGTTAAAATTGAATTCAACGCTGAATATCGCGCAAATATTTACAAATTTTTAAATGCCGCTATCTTCGCGGATGCCGGTAATGTTTGGCTCATTAACGAAGATCCGGACAAACCGGGCGGAAAATTCTCCAAAGATTTTGCGAAGGAACTCGCCGTAGGTGCAGGAGTTGGCCTTCGTTTGGATTTTTCGATCCTCATACTGAGACTTGATTTGGCAATGCCGCTTCGGATTCCGTATTACGAAGAGGGCGACCGCTGGACTTTTGACCGCATCGATTTTGGCAGCGGCGCGTGGAGAAAAGACAATCTTATTTTGAACATCGCTATTGGTTATCCATTCTAA
- a CDS encoding N-acetylmuramoyl-L-alanine amidase, protein MITHCFSIKKYFLLFFVLVFAFGGAQKKFTIVLDAGHGGSDIGTNRRYSDLGTVREKEITLAIVLKLGRMLEKDKDYKVIYTRKVDEYPSLTSRTTLANRSKADLFVSVHVNASPSASTTTNGTETFIQGPNQNRTNLEVAKAENDVIYLDEKDREMFASYDPKSPESLIALKIQQSKYLESSLLIGSLVEENFSNKDKRYSRGIKQADLHVLRMNAMPSVLIETGFVNNYDDASYLSSERGQNDIAESIFDAIEKYKKAMERNGGAISQPREPEKPAEKPLKNDFRILLMSAPSKYNSNDPALKGLNYVFTIKENGLYKYYYGTTNLASVRDANLKTARDAGFRNATSISFVPNQKLGIGYYTIEIALSDQKLSSNSYMLNTLKDVNREKINGKFSYTYGKFLSLEEAVKTQKALDEKGIKNTVVQKVFK, encoded by the coding sequence ATGATTACCCACTGTTTTTCCATTAAAAAATATTTTTTACTCTTTTTTGTACTGGTATTCGCCTTTGGTGGCGCTCAAAAAAAATTCACAATAGTTCTGGATGCCGGCCACGGCGGCAGCGACATCGGCACCAACCGCAGATACAGCGATTTGGGCACGGTTCGCGAAAAAGAAATTACCTTGGCGATTGTATTGAAGTTGGGGCGCATGCTCGAAAAAGACAAAGATTACAAAGTAATTTACACGCGAAAGGTCGACGAATATCCCTCTCTAACTTCCCGAACCACGCTGGCAAACCGCAGCAAAGCCGACTTGTTTGTTTCCGTACACGTTAATGCCTCACCTTCCGCCTCCACAACAACGAACGGAACCGAGACTTTTATCCAGGGACCCAATCAGAACAGGACCAATTTGGAAGTGGCGAAAGCAGAAAATGATGTAATTTATCTGGACGAGAAGGATCGCGAAATGTTTGCTTCTTACGACCCAAAATCACCCGAATCTTTAATTGCGCTGAAAATTCAGCAAAGCAAATATTTAGAAAGCAGTCTGTTGATCGGAAGTCTTGTAGAAGAAAACTTTTCCAACAAAGATAAAAGATACTCACGGGGTATCAAACAGGCAGATCTCCATGTTTTACGGATGAATGCGATGCCGTCCGTTTTAATTGAAACAGGATTTGTTAATAATTATGATGATGCCAGTTATCTTTCATCAGAGCGCGGTCAAAATGATATTGCGGAGAGTATTTTTGATGCGATCGAGAAGTATAAGAAAGCCATGGAACGCAACGGCGGTGCTATTAGCCAACCGCGCGAACCCGAAAAGCCGGCAGAGAAGCCTTTGAAAAATGATTTCAGAATTCTGTTAATGTCTGCACCATCAAAATACAACAGCAACGACCCCGCATTGAAAGGCCTGAATTACGTTTTCACCATTAAAGAAAACGGTCTGTACAAATATTATTACGGCACAACAAACTTGGCTTCCGTGCGCGATGCGAACTTAAAAACCGCCAGAGACGCCGGTTTCCGGAACGCGACGTCGATCTCTTTCGTGCCGAATCAAAAGCTAGGTATTGGATATTACACGATTGAAATTGCACTTTCCGATCAAAAGCTAAGTTCGAATTCTTATATGCTCAATACGCTGAAGGATGTGAACCGCGAAAAGATAAACGGCAAGTTTTCTTACACTTATGGTAAATTCTTGAGTTTGGAAGAGGCGGTGAAAACACAAAAAGCCTTGGACGAGAAAGGAATTAAGAACACCGTTGTTCAAAAAGTTTTCAAATAA
- the rpsT gene encoding 30S ribosomal protein S20, with amino-acid sequence MANHKSALKRIRQSEKKRLRNRYYHKTARTVLKVLRSEEDKAAATLQLPLVISLLDKLVKKNIIHKNKAANLKSKLTKHVNKLA; translated from the coding sequence ATGGCAAATCATAAATCAGCGCTGAAAAGAATCAGACAAAGCGAAAAGAAAAGATTAAGAAACAGATACTACCACAAAACGGCGAGAACTGTTTTGAAAGTATTGAGAAGTGAGGAAGATAAAGCTGCTGCTACATTACAGTTGCCTTTAGTGATCTCTTTGTTGGATAAATTGGTGAAGAAAAACATCATCCACAAAAACAAAGCGGCCAACCTTAAAAGCAAGTTGACAAAGCACGTTAATAAATTAGCGTAA
- a CDS encoding translocation/assembly module TamB domain-containing protein: MYFCIYNNCYFYHVNIYKRILKYLGIFLGSVLLLLVILVFSLQIPAVQNFAKGKLVNYLQEKIHTEVSLERVYIDFPNSLVMENLYLKGQKVDTLLFARKLDVGLNIPKLLKNTADITSVDLQGVKANVVRNQNGTFNFDYIIDAFATKDEEETPSKPFIISLDKINLKDIGISFIDQQSRNDINLYFKSFDTRVKTFDLQNNSYAANDINMDGLRLKLKQDLLEEVSDKVEEKVDSLNQQKPMKLGLNKIKLTNFNIDYGDENTKTFAKVIFKELSTKINQLDLKKSNFGIDQLYLKGADINAKLFLPAQNANPKKAENPATSSPDESLALLLKKMTLDDVKVVYDNTAIARTRSGMDFNHLNFSKMNLEVRNFQMKNGTFAGTVNSAQIKEQRGLDIQKFQTDFVYEDQQAYLKDLYLQTPKTVLRDEVVLNYNSVEQLSANPGAVKISANIENSKVGFADILMLVPTLRNTAPFNKYPNAILNVNTRLKGTINDLNIQTLQLSGLDRLKVNASGKIKNAMDPKNLYYDLKIGELSSSAKTIFNLVPKNTIPSNIALPSYFKIAGTAKGTTEIVNANLNLTSTLGNAAVRASVDMKRKDAERYDILANLQNLQIGQIIQNKDLGSITGQIAVKGTSFHPEKANAIINGNIAAVYYNGYVYRNMALNGKVNRGAYVINLDSKDPNANLKLLASGSFTEKNPTIKVKGRINKLDLNKLGFYTDQMILAGDIDADFSSLNPDAPNGYLRLDNFAISDTKDVFPLQEVYLTALSTADSNRITLQSQIADVDLSGKYKLTQIFGSLQQTVNQYYQFQKAGTKTAKVDPNQFFTFNAKVKDDNLLRRFVPELTEFEPITLAGSYDADSRRLEVNGQIPQVTYGANKISGGTLTINNLNDALVYDVQLAEFKNESIALMKVGLNGDVKNNVITYNASTKDEKDETKFLIAGNAQKLGDLTKISLNPDGLKLNYTNWQVTPDNFIQLSSGGILANNFGISNAGSEILVQSESNVPNSPLNISIKNFQIETITELVKKDSLLAKGTINGTAQLRDLKNNMTFTSDVDVTDLFVYGSPVGNLDVKVNNQTTKLIRADIALSGFNNDVKLAGTYNTTSSALNMNLDMNRLQMQTLQGFSMNAIENAEGYLSGNLKIGGNAKAPSVLGGVKFNEVGLGIAQLGSKFKNINDEIRFTNRGIDFNDFKIKDESGNAIVIDGAVLTKTYQDFAFNLDVNAENFKVVDSEKNNDNIMYGVLAIDAALQIRGDLDLPKVDGNLAVTDKTDFTFVLPQSSPSLEDRDGIVEFIDQDQIALQQTIKADSLTNQSDIKGMDVNVNIEVNKEAKISLIIDKANGDFVELQGEAQLTGGVDPSGKTTLVGVYEVEKGGYEMSVSLLKRKFEIEKGSTITWTGEPTAATLDLTAIYKTDAAPLDLVQQQLTGVTGAALNQYKQRIPFNTLLIMKGELMKPVITFDITTSKENNSVSSEVIDLTTEKLDQLRREESEMNKQVFALLLLNRFVGENPFQSETGLSASTLAKQSVSRILSEQLNNLAKDLIGGVELNFDLESTEDYSTGNKNEKTDLNVGLSKNLFDDRLKVTVGNSFAIEGDARKNEQTTNIAGDITLDYSLSKDGRYMLRAYRKNDYQVALQGQIIETGVGFIITLDYDKFREIFERSRKNKEFRKQNTSSK, from the coding sequence ATGTATTTTTGTATTTACAACAATTGTTATTTCTACCACGTGAATATTTACAAACGGATTTTAAAATACCTCGGGATTTTTCTGGGTTCGGTGCTACTGCTTTTGGTTATCTTGGTTTTCAGTCTGCAAATACCTGCAGTTCAAAACTTTGCCAAGGGAAAACTTGTTAACTATCTGCAGGAAAAAATCCACACCGAGGTTTCTTTAGAGCGGGTTTATATCGATTTTCCGAACAGTCTGGTTATGGAAAACCTCTATTTAAAGGGCCAAAAAGTAGATACACTTTTATTTGCGCGTAAACTGGATGTAGGATTAAACATCCCGAAACTTCTGAAAAACACCGCCGACATTACCTCCGTTGATCTGCAGGGCGTGAAAGCAAACGTCGTTCGTAACCAAAATGGCACTTTTAATTTCGACTACATTATCGATGCATTTGCAACCAAAGATGAAGAGGAAACGCCTTCCAAACCTTTTATTATTTCTTTGGATAAAATTAATTTAAAGGACATTGGGATTTCTTTTATCGACCAGCAATCCCGAAATGACATTAATCTTTATTTTAAATCTTTCGACACGCGCGTAAAAACTTTTGATCTTCAAAATAATTCCTACGCGGCCAACGACATTAATATGGATGGTCTCCGCCTGAAATTAAAGCAGGATCTTTTGGAGGAAGTTTCGGATAAAGTAGAAGAAAAAGTAGATTCTTTGAACCAACAAAAACCGATGAAACTGGGTTTAAATAAAATTAAACTTACCAATTTCAACATCGATTATGGCGATGAAAACACGAAAACTTTTGCGAAAGTTATTTTCAAGGAGCTCAGCACAAAGATTAACCAACTCGATCTGAAAAAAAGCAATTTCGGCATCGATCAGCTTTATCTGAAAGGCGCCGATATTAATGCAAAACTCTTTTTACCCGCCCAGAATGCCAATCCAAAAAAAGCTGAAAATCCGGCAACTTCCAGCCCGGACGAATCTTTGGCGCTTCTGCTGAAAAAAATGACTTTGGATGATGTGAAAGTTGTTTACGACAATACAGCCATCGCACGTACGAGAAGCGGAATGGATTTTAACCATTTAAATTTTTCCAAAATGAATCTTGAGGTGCGCAACTTCCAGATGAAAAACGGCACTTTTGCCGGGACGGTAAATTCCGCGCAAATTAAAGAACAGCGCGGTTTGGATATACAAAAATTCCAAACAGATTTTGTGTACGAAGATCAACAGGCTTATTTGAAAGATCTCTACCTACAGACGCCAAAAACGGTACTGCGTGATGAAGTGGTGTTGAATTATAACTCCGTCGAACAGCTTTCTGCAAATCCCGGCGCGGTAAAAATTTCCGCCAATATTGAAAATTCCAAAGTAGGTTTTGCTGATATTTTGATGTTGGTGCCAACGTTAAGAAATACGGCGCCCTTTAATAAATATCCAAACGCGATCTTAAACGTTAATACCAGATTAAAAGGAACCATCAACGATCTGAACATCCAGACGCTGCAACTTTCCGGACTGGACCGCCTGAAAGTAAACGCTTCCGGAAAGATCAAAAACGCAATGGATCCGAAAAATTTATATTACGATCTGAAGATTGGCGAATTATCTTCTTCGGCAAAAACGATTTTTAATTTGGTTCCGAAAAATACGATTCCCAGTAACATTGCGCTTCCTTCTTATTTTAAGATAGCAGGAACGGCGAAAGGAACCACGGAAATTGTGAATGCAAATCTAAATCTCACTTCAACTTTAGGTAACGCCGCAGTTCGCGCGTCTGTTGATATGAAACGAAAAGACGCAGAACGTTATGATATTTTGGCCAATCTACAGAATCTTCAGATCGGACAAATCATTCAAAATAAAGATCTGGGCTCCATTACAGGACAAATTGCGGTTAAAGGCACCAGTTTCCATCCTGAAAAAGCAAACGCAATCATCAACGGCAATATCGCCGCCGTGTATTACAATGGCTACGTGTACCGAAATATGGCTTTGAACGGTAAAGTTAATCGCGGTGCTTATGTGATTAATCTAGATTCTAAAGATCCGAATGCGAATTTAAAACTACTTGCCTCGGGAAGTTTTACCGAAAAAAATCCCACGATCAAAGTTAAAGGACGCATCAATAAATTAGATCTAAATAAACTTGGTTTTTATACAGATCAAATGATTTTGGCCGGCGATATCGATGCGGATTTCTCCAGCTTAAATCCGGATGCGCCGAATGGTTATCTGCGGTTAGACAACTTTGCGATCTCAGATACGAAAGATGTTTTCCCCTTGCAGGAAGTTTATCTCACCGCTCTTTCGACAGCGGACAGCAACCGAATTACGTTGCAATCCCAAATCGCAGATGTGGATTTAAGCGGGAAATATAAACTGACCCAAATTTTCGGGTCGTTACAGCAAACGGTTAATCAATATTATCAGTTTCAAAAAGCCGGCACAAAAACGGCGAAAGTAGATCCAAATCAATTTTTTACGTTTAATGCAAAGGTGAAAGATGATAATCTGCTGCGGAGATTTGTCCCGGAACTAACGGAGTTTGAACCCATCACCTTAGCCGGAAGTTACGACGCAGACTCACGCAGGTTAGAAGTTAACGGCCAGATTCCGCAGGTTACCTATGGTGCGAATAAAATCAGCGGCGGCACCTTAACCATTAATAATTTGAATGACGCCCTGGTCTACGACGTACAACTGGCAGAATTTAAAAATGAGAGCATCGCGTTAATGAAAGTTGGTTTGAATGGTGATGTTAAAAATAATGTGATTACCTACAATGCCTCCACGAAAGACGAAAAAGACGAGACCAAATTTTTGATCGCGGGCAATGCACAAAAACTCGGCGATCTTACGAAAATAAGTCTGAATCCGGATGGTTTGAAATTGAATTACACCAATTGGCAGGTAACTCCGGACAATTTTATCCAGCTGAGCAGCGGCGGAATTTTAGCCAATAATTTTGGAATTTCGAATGCCGGAAGTGAGATCCTGGTTCAGTCGGAATCCAACGTACCGAACAGTCCGCTGAATATTTCCATTAAAAATTTCCAGATAGAAACCATTACAGAACTGGTTAAAAAAGATTCTTTACTGGCCAAAGGAACCATCAATGGAACCGCGCAGCTGCGGGATCTAAAAAACAACATGACCTTTACCTCTGATGTTGATGTTACTGATCTGTTTGTTTATGGAAGTCCCGTGGGAAATCTTGATGTTAAAGTGAACAACCAAACCACCAAGCTTATTCGGGCAGACATTGCACTTTCCGGCTTCAACAACGATGTAAAACTGGCCGGAACTTACAATACCACTTCCAGTGCGCTGAATATGAACCTGGATATGAACCGGCTTCAAATGCAGACGCTTCAGGGTTTCTCCATGAACGCTATCGAAAACGCGGAAGGTTATCTCTCCGGAAATTTAAAGATTGGCGGCAATGCAAAAGCACCCAGTGTTTTAGGCGGCGTTAAATTTAACGAGGTCGGCTTAGGAATTGCGCAGCTGGGCAGTAAATTTAAAAACATTAACGACGAAATTAGATTTACAAACCGTGGTATCGATTTCAACGATTTTAAAATAAAAGATGAATCCGGCAACGCCATCGTTATCGACGGCGCCGTTCTTACAAAAACATATCAGGATTTTGCTTTCAATTTGGATGTGAACGCAGAAAACTTTAAAGTGGTAGATTCTGAAAAAAATAACGACAATATTATGTACGGCGTTCTGGCGATCGATGCCGCCCTGCAGATTCGTGGCGACCTCGATTTGCCGAAAGTAGACGGAAACTTAGCCGTTACCGATAAAACTGATTTCACTTTCGTCCTGCCGCAGTCTTCGCCCTCCCTGGAGGACCGCGACGGCATTGTAGAATTCATTGATCAGGATCAGATTGCCCTGCAGCAAACCATTAAAGCAGACTCTCTGACGAATCAAAGTGACATTAAAGGAATGGATGTCAACGTGAATATTGAAGTGAATAAAGAAGCCAAAATTTCTTTAATTATTGATAAGGCGAATGGCGATTTTGTAGAACTTCAGGGTGAAGCACAACTCACGGGCGGCGTTGATCCCTCCGGAAAAACAACATTGGTCGGCGTTTATGAAGTAGAAAAAGGCGGTTACGAAATGTCGGTAAGTTTACTGAAAAGAAAATTCGAGATCGAAAAGGGCAGCACCATCACCTGGACGGGCGAACCAACGGCCGCGACCTTAGATCTTACGGCCATCTACAAAACCGATGCCGCCCCGCTCGATTTGGTACAACAGCAGTTAACCGGTGTTACCGGAGCCGCGCTCAATCAATATAAGCAGAGAATTCCGTTCAATACTTTATTGATTATGAAAGGAGAACTCATGAAACCCGTTATTACTTTCGACATTACGACTTCTAAAGAAAACAATTCGGTTTCGTCGGAAGTAATCGATCTTACCACCGAAAAACTCGACCAGTTACGTCGTGAAGAATCCGAAATGAACAAACAGGTTTTTGCCCTGTTGCTCCTTAACCGCTTTGTTGGGGAAAATCCTTTCCAAAGCGAAACCGGCTTATCGGCATCTACACTGGCGAAACAAAGTGTCAGCCGAATTTTATCGGAACAGCTGAATAATTTGGCGAAAGATCTCATCGGTGGCGTTGAACTGAACTTCGATCTGGAATCTACGGAAGACTATTCGACCGGAAACAAAAACGAAAAAACCGATTTAAATGTTGGCTTGAGCAAAAACCTCTTCGACGACCGCTTGAAAGTAACCGTTGGAAACAGTTTTGCCATTGAAGGCGATGCGCGTAAAAATGAGCAGACCACGAATATCGCCGGCGACATCACGTTAGATTACAGCTTGTCTAAAGATGGCCGGTACATGTTGCGCGCTTACCGTAAAAACGATTACCAGGTCGCTTTGCAGGGGCAGATTATCGAGACAGGTGTTGGATTTATCATCACTTTGGATTACGATAAATTCCGCGAAATATTCGAAAGGTCCAGAAAGAACAAAGAATTTAGAAAACAAAACACGTCCTCAAAATAA